CCTCTCCCTGGGCACACGTGGGGCTGAGAATTCAAGTCCTTGAGAAACAGATTGTCTTGTACACGTTTCGTTTCGCTTCGTTTTGGATGGATGTTTTCGGAGCTTAGAGATAAGCAGAGCAATCTTCCCAGCACTAATTGTGTCCTGGGAGCGGGGGCATGTAGCACAGGCCCCTCTTGGCTTTGCTTCAGGAATGGTTTTGGGGAGGCTTTTCAGAAGAGCTCCTTCCCGGACCCAAGAGTAGCTGTCGCCAACAGGCACAGAGTTCTTTCCCTGCACCAGTGTCCTGCCCCAGTGGGGTCTGCAGGCCCTTTTGCTCgaagtgttgctgtgtgctggtGGCCCAGGGCCAGATGGCATGAGCTTCTTTCTTAGTCCTAGAGTTGCCCTTTTAATGGTGTCTTTGCTCCCATTTCAGGATTTTGGGGGAGGGCAGTACTGGGCTCATGGGCCTGGCAACGGAGTCGACCCCGGGCAAGCGGATCCGCAAGCCATCACTGCTCTACGAGGGTTTCGAGAGCCCCACCATGGCATCGGTGCCAGCCCTGCACCTGCCCCAGGTGAACCCTCCACCACCGGAGGTGTCCAACCCCAAAAAGCCAGGCAGGGTCACCAACCAGCTGCAGTATCTCCACAAGGTGGTGATGAAGGCCCTGTGGAAACATCAGTTCGCCTGGCCCTTCCGCCAGCCCGTCGATGCTGTCAAGCTGGGCCTGCCGGTAATGAGCCCTGTGGGCTGGGCATGGGAGTGTCTGAGGcccagggggtgggaggtgcgcgtgtgtgtgtgtgtccccagttGATCCTTATTGGCTGGGGGAGTGTGTGCAGTTCCAGGGGTGTTAGGAGGATGCCTCGTTCAAATATTGCTTCACCATGTGGCCTAACTTAAAgtattccctgccccccagcctgacAGTCCCAGGGACAGCACTGTCCCATCCTGGGATCTGTGCTACAAAGATGCAGCTGCAGGTGCCTGGGCTGTGCCATCCCCAACTCCTCCTTCCCGACCTGTGGTGTTCTCTCAGCTGGTTCCATGCTGTCCCAGAGCTGAGGGTCTCCAGGTCCCTGTAGATCCGGCCTGCTTGGCTTGTCCTGGGAGCTTCCCCAGAACAGCCGCTCCTCCCTACTGCTCCCTCCAAAGGTGTGGATGAGGTGAGGCAGCCGCTTTACAGGTAACCCGGACACTTCCCCACCTAATCTCTTGTGCCCTGAATGCGTTTTGCAGATTCCCATCCATGAATTTGTAGAAGACATCACGTGACCCCAATATTAAACGCCAGCCCCCCGTGCACCTGTGGCGCTCAAGGATTTAAAGCCCGGAGGTAAATTCCACTCTTTCCTTAGCTTTAGTCTCCCAGCCCCTGTCGCACCTCGCCTGGGACAGGAGTAGTCCAGGTTGTTGGGTCACTGGGGCCACAGCCATTCATGGTCACCAGCTGTCCCAGTAGCTTAGGCTTCTCCCGGCAGAGCTGATCTCCGCTCTGGGGTGCGCAGGGGTCCCCGTCCTTGAGACACATGGGAAGTTCTTTGTATGTGAGGCTGAATCCAGCATTGGCTGGAACGCTGCAGGCACCCTAGGAAGTGTTCCTGAGGCTATACAACCCCTGTCCTTTGCCAGATGACTTGAGTGTAGAAACTGGAGTGAGATCTGTGTGCATGAGTGACATTACACAGCTCCTGCGTCCGTGAGCTCCTCTTGGGTATTTCTGTACTGAGATGCCACCCCCCTCCTTTGATCGTTTGCCTCTGGGGCGTGGGTGTGACTGGGATCCTTGTTGTAGGGCTCACGCCTTGTGACTCACCTCCTGGCCCCTTGTGCTCTTCTGCTGGCAGGATTATCACAAGATCATCAAGCAGCCCATGGACATGGGGACCATCAAGCGGCGCCTGGAGAACAACTATTATTGGGGGGCGGCGGAGTGCATGCAGGACTTCAACACCATGTTCACCAACTGTTACATCTACAACAAGGTGAGAGCCAGCCCTCCCTGCAGTGCTCTTGTcgtggagtccccgggcgatgctctggaactgctccctatgaagccagtcaggactctgggggagtctcctctctgggagcagactgtctgcaggggacacagctcacacggcttccaccttcctgggtctgacctcggagcctccagcatcctctgcccctccatgcacttcccacagcgagtccgcccaggtggggtcctggggaagccagagggtcctgccccccaactttgcagtcagacgtgactctcagcccgctggggaaacagaggtttattagacgacaggaacatggtctaacacagagcttgtaggtataGAGAACAAGACCCCTCAGGCGGGTCCATTTTGCGGGGGCAGTGAAACTGATTCATCCTCCACCCCTTCCTcatctgggctttgtccctttccccacctgattcctttgttctccaaccctttagctctcaccttgcaggggggaagggccaggccatcagttgccaggagacagagtgtcagccATTTACGTACCCTGGCCCtgtgctctgcaacaatcacatcCCCTTATCCCACTACCTAGAGACATacgaaatgcctaggggaaactgaggcacccctacagtattcaaaggaaacattaaaaacagtcccacttcgtcacagttcTCCTTCTTGAGCTTTCCCTGGAGCCGGTGTGAGCCcgagccccttccctgctccctctaATCCCTCATCTCTGCGTTGACCTACAGCCCACGGATGACATTGTGCTGATGGCCCAGACCCTGGAGAAGATTTTCCTGCAGAAAGTGGCTCAGATGCCCGCGGAGGAGCAGGAGATCGTCATCACCGTGGCCAAGAACAGCCACAAGAAGGGGGCTTCCCGGGCGGCAGGTACCTGATCTCTGTGATGGGGAGACTAGCCGGAGTTGGCtccagaggagtggggggcagtaGGGAGCAGCTCCAGTGTGGGGGCAAGCAGATCCCAGACCTGGAGGAATGAGTGtccccctggaagggggtggtCTGGAAATGTGGGGGGAATGTCATGGTTAAGAGatgggtgggctgggagccaggactcctgggttccatggtCAGCTGTGACACTGGGCCAGTCCTTGTGTGGTGGTGACTAAATGTCCAGATGCTGGTGCTAACTGGTGCTTGCGtattcccccagctctcctggcaGGAGCAGTTACTGCAGCTCACCAAGTGCCTGCAGTCTCCTCGGTCTCACACACCTCGCTCTACACCCCAAGCGCTGAGATCCCCGCCACTGTGCTCAGTATTCCCCACCCCTCGGTGATCTCTGCACCGCTTCTCAAATCACTGCACTCCGCTGCCTGCCAGCCAGTGCTGGCCGTGCCTGCTCCCACGCAGCCTGTGGCCAAGGTAGGCACCCACCTGTCTGGCATAGGGCTGGGGGGGTGGTCGAGTGAGCCGCTGGTGAGACTTGCAGGGGGATTGGTGGGTCAGCCCTGTGGGGCAAGGGGGTTTGGCTGGGTTGAGCTGTCTGCAGTCTGTCCTGCTGTGGAGAGGGTGGCGTTTGCAGACCTGGAGGAAGGGGCTGCGGTTGGCCCTGTGGGGGTCAGAAAACACTTGGCTGTGGTGGGGCTTCTGCAGTTGGCCCGCACGGGATGGGTGCTGGGTGGTTTGGGGCTTCCGTTGGTCCTGTATGGGCATGGAACTGGGGGGCTGGCTCAGCGCACTGCTCACTTtctctgtccctgccccacagaagaAGGGTGTGAAGCGAAAAGCggacaccaccacccccaccaccacagccATCATCGCCACTAGCGGGGAGTCATCCCCATCGGCCCCCCTTCTGGAGCCCAAAGCAGCCAAGATCCCCACCCGGCGGGAGAGCGGGCGCCCCATCAAGCCCCCTAAGAAGGACCTGCCCGACTCGCAGCAGCACCAGACCTCCAAGAAGGGCAAGCTGTCCGAGCAGCTCAAGTACTGCAACGGCATCCTCAAGGACCTGGTGTCCAAGAAGCACGCTGCCTATGCCTGGCCGTTCTACAAGCCTGTCGATGCCTCGGCCCTGGGGCTGCACGACTACCACGAGATCATCAAGTGCCCCATGGACCTCAGCACCATCAAGGTACAGCTGGGGGctctgcaggaagggagggaaaggggtgCTGGGGAACCTCTGGGTGTGTCCTGGCGTCTCTCTCTGGGGATTGGGAGAGAGCTTAGTCCCAAGGCATCATTGAAGTACAGCCTGTGACCTGGCCCTGGGAAGGGGGCATCCCAGAAACCTCTGTGCCGTCCCAGGCATGAGCTGAGGCCTTCCTGGTGCAGGTCTACAGGAGACAGGTTCCCCATTGAGGAGCCTGTGGGGTTGCCCTGCATCTCTGCCCTGTGGAAGGCGGCATCACTGACTCACAGGCTTC
This genomic interval from Caretta caretta isolate rCarCar2 chromosome 14, rCarCar1.hap1, whole genome shotgun sequence contains the following:
- the BRD2 gene encoding bromodomain-containing protein 2 isoform X3; the protein is MLQNVNPHNKILGEGSTGLMGLATESTPGKRIRKPSLLYEGFESPTMASVPALHLPQVNPPPPEVSNPKKPGRVTNQLQYLHKVVMKALWKHQFAWPFRQPVDAVKLGLPDYHKIIKQPMDMGTIKRRLENNYYWGAAECMQDFNTMFTNCYIYNKPTDDIVLMAQTLEKIFLQKVAQMPAEEQEIVITVAKNSHKKGASRAAALLAGAVTAAHQVPAVSSVSHTSLYTPSAEIPATVLSIPHPSVISAPLLKSLHSAACQPVLAVPAPTQPVAKKKGVKRKADTTTPTTTAIIATSGESSPSAPLLEPKAAKIPTRRESGRPIKPPKKDLPDSQQHQTSKKGKLSEQLKYCNGILKDLVSKKHAAYAWPFYKPVDASALGLHDYHEIIKCPMDLSTIKDVFEFSYAKMPDEPLDTNLPSAALSGALSKSSSEESSSDDEDEDEDEDEDEEESSSESSSESEESSDSEEERANRLAELQEQLRAVHEQLAALSQGPVSKPKKKRERKEKRKKKKSEKHKGRGGDEEARARQAQLKKAKKAGGSSGGTSGGSSSSITKNSNKVLKAALPAPPMLYDSEEEEESKPMTYDEKRQLSLDINKLPGEKLGRVVHIIQSREPSLRDSNPEEIEIDFETLKPSTLRELERYVLSCLRKKPRKPYSETMKKPVGKTKEELALEKKRELEKRLQDVSGQLNSTKKPPKKANEKPESAQQAPVSRLSASSSSSDSSSSSSSSSSSDTSDSDSG